The window AGACAAGGCATTGGAGACAACACAGAGTCTTATAAATttacatactaatattaatGATGACTCTGTAGGAAGCTTGTCACGTGAGAAAACTAGGTAGGCTTATGAAGAGTAATACTAATATGTCCTAATGtctaagaaacatttatttattaggtgtTAGTACAAACACTGAGTGTGTTTTTGAGAATCTAATTCTTTGTCTTTCAGATGCGACTGCCAGCTGGTTTTAGTTCAAGTTATTGTTTATGCATTACGGATATGTGCTGTTATGCTAGACGGCTGTAAAAGTAATGGTAAGTTTTTATGATCATAATTCACATAATACTTAGGCACAAATGtctatgtatgtttgttattgttGCTTGTTCATGCTCAAACAACTggatcaattttgatgaaatttgtagGGTAGTTGTTGATTTAACATAGACTTTTGCAGCTTCAACCAATATCCTTGCCAAGTATGCCATCTGAAAAGGCTACACACTTGTACAACATTCGCAGAGTCGTGCGCGCTGTCGCAGCAGCTGCTGCGCGTGTGTCGCTGCGGCGGGCAGCTGCTGCAGCGGCGCGCGCTGCGGGACGCCGAGCCCAGCGCGCTGGCGCACGCCGAGGGGCATCTCGTGGACTACTGCGAGCGGCTGCGGGCCCGGGAACATCCCGACGCATGTAGTACGTAGCTCGTACTCCTTTCTAAAACTAATTCTATGGCGATTTGCTATTTAGTCACAATAATGGAACATATAAAGCTTCATCACCCAATTGTGGCAGGCACGCCTTTACTTCGTTGTGTCATTACTTATCTATCATATAACTAATAATAGTTAAATGACCAAtcttagaatagaatattcatatattatttaatttctgcccatttttattgcaaaacaaggaaagattattaaattatgacacTAATTCTGaacgttatttttttccaataagGTGGTGTTTTATCTGATGCTATCTTTTGCTTTTTGTGACTTATAATACTTGTATTTATCCTATGATgaaatcaaaaataacattaataaatatttctagcAATCATGCTGGCTGAACTTGCTGGAACCTTACAGTCGTCGTCTGAAGATATGCCGCCTTTATTCCATAGACAACCCTGGCTCAAGAGTTTCGAAGACTTCTCTTTGACTGATTAAATATGAACTGTCATCATGCAAGTTGCATGAAGGGATCAATTCATTCTAGAATAAGACAAATGTATATAATGTAAATAccaaaatgattttgtaatgtttatgatttttaagagaaatacaattatttatttaacatttatttgttttgtttacataaatatagaCTTTATACATTAGGAATGTGGAAATCAAGAAAtacttatgataattttattattttactttatcttCTATACTAAATGTGAGAAGTGACTTAGCTCACTAAATACAACAATCATTAATTTTGCTACAACTTGTGTTCTCTCCTTGCATTTGTTTCCTCGTCAACAACAGTACAGATATAGATTCAGTCCAACTCATTGCTTGGTCATTCATGTTCTCAGCATCATGATTTGTGCAAACACAACACATAGAAACattcttttatatattagaatagaaagctttttgtttggaatataaagacaaaaataatacatactgtacataaaataataatacatacatagactGTACCTACACTATTGATGGAGCTAGTATATGGCTGGCAATCTTCTCCATCATATGCTATGCTACAACATTTATACCTTCGGTGCAGGAATAGGCGTAGTAGTAGTAACAATTACATCTGCCGAACTTGGTTGATGGAAGAAATATAACATGAAACCGGCTGCTAGAAGGAAGTGGAATGCTAAAATAGACCCAATCAGTATTAGAAAGTATTTAGACTTCCTTAATGCAGGCATGAGCCAGAAAATGAGTACTGCTCCAGATACGAAAGCCGCCATTAGCACGAAGAGCCACTGCAGCCAGAACACCTGGATTGTCCATAACACTGCCACAGGAATATATATTGAGAGAGAGTATCCATACAGGCAAAACAGTGACATCATTGTTGGTGATTTGCTATCCTGGAATAGAAAGTAAAACATTGAAGAGTCATTATggattcatacattttatacatagtttataaataatcagTAGGTCTATCTATCAGGCACTTTGTTATATTAGTCCACTAAGTAGTAAGTAGCATGTAGAAATATGACAGAgctttaattttacataaacaaaaaaatatacacagaGGAATGGTGATTCATGACAATATGGATGTTTAAAAATCCATTCTTGGTCATTACATTTTGATTACACTATATAAGTCTTCTTTCTTCAAAAGATTGTTAAAGCATACCTGATTCTCTATCTCGTCATGTGCATCATTTGAAGAGGTCCACTTCAAAGCTGCCCAGAGTGCCAGCGGAACAAGCCACACATAACATGATATGGCAGTGGCCGCTATTGACACTAAGTGGAAGTCATAGCGCCACACAAAACCCTTCTTGTTAGCATTCTGTAGATAACTTGCTATGTTACCACTTACTGCTATTGTAAATATCTGAAAATACAGGATAGGTAAATTTAAAGAAGGATATGTAGGGATATGCCTAATAGAATGAATATTTgcaaaaacagtattaaaaattattaatttactgaaatatataactaatattttatttttattattactcttAGAGtagaatatttacaatatttatgtattagaaagatttctttttaagtaattatcatTCATAAGTTAATTAACATTCAttataaacagtatttattcaaacaacaagaaaaatatattaaccaaataataaaatcacataCCAGGGTAACAGAAATCCAAATAGGTCCATATAGATCAGGTTTACCCTTGATTCTTTCATCAAAATAGTTGCGGGAGACCTTCTGTGGAAGCACAGAGGATATAATTCTCTCCACCACCTCATTAGTGTGgacatcaaaatatttctgaTAATACTCTATGGTCCAGAAGTTGTGGTTTgctgtgaaaaaaaacaaaagtttcaaataaagtaCTTACGGTTAGGTTAGCCAAGTTAGGCaggtaagtttaaaaaatagttttagtattcAAGGCTTTTTTATGTATCCATTGAAATTACAATGGAAGTACCTGTCTTGGACCTGCTCCACACATCAGATGTATGAATGCAAGCCCTTGAGTTTTTCTTAAGATTCATTGCCCACTAGGacttttcttattttgaaattaattttacaaaataatctagaattttattttacagtcatATTGTATGATGTCATGTTCACTAATCAGGaagtagaaaattaatttgtatttcacACTTACATACGGCTACAATAAGTAGAAACATAACACTGATTAGATTAGAAGCAAGTTAAAAATCTACACTAATTGGAACCTGATAActttaattgtttacaaaattgatttcaaacatttttttctttttcaggtacAAATGAGCTACAGCAGCCTTACATTGTGGTGCAGCTTCAGGCTCCTGGATCTCTTTTGGCTCTTCGAAATTATAATTTGGATTTGACATTGTGTTATTGTATTGATTTGTATGCACCGCTTCCACGTCGATACGCGCGCTACGGTTGTTGTGGTCAGGAGAATAGTCCTGAAAGTCTAGAAGTTCCCCCGTATTTACGTTCGACATGATTAATTACTTCATAAACACTGAAATTcactaaagtttatttaatttcaagttaTCACATTAGTCACATACACATCAAATAATGTCAAAATTCTGTCATCGATCCTGTGTCACCGTGTCATATTTTGCGTCAAGAAGTCGTGACAGCCGAATTTTATCAGCAGATTATAAATCGCATTTATAAAATCGGATAATCACATTTGATTGTTTGCGTTTAAATTTGcttttcaactattttattataatacctgtaaacattactattttattatttttttgatgaaaaaagaACGACTCCCGGAtgaaggaatttaattcttgtgtcgcggggggttttccaaacattcaattcaaatacaTGAAGACAGATTTGAGACAagcaaacgcttgtcctacacgaggatcgaacccgtgacacgttgCACACAGCAGTTTACTGGCCATGCTGCTAATACTATACTAATAGTCGTATTTGTTGTGTTTAATCAAGACAAAATTTATGGTGAACTAAAATTCTGGGATTTGAGCAAAACAGCATTCTGcttaaaataagtatctaaTTTGCCGCTTtgtctttaatataataattatacaatataatacataatttataagaaTCTGTATAGAAAGATAGTAATATATAACAcctattaaacataaaaattagaGCCACGAGAAGAATCAGAAGATATCTAGTTTGGCTGCACGGAGGTAGAAGGAAccaaatattttacagaatacCTTTTCAAGTTTAACTTTATACTAACGTATTCAATAGGAAAGCCTTGAAAGCTAAATTAAGAAACGTGTTATGCTTTTACTCTTTAcgcaataattaatttgtaggcCTTCGTAAATTTTCTATGAAAAAACAGATAAACATGagataatatgtttattttgcgTTCTGAGTTAAACCGCGACTCGGCAAATGCAGTGTAGGACGCCCATTGGCCAGATACGATGAGGACTTCCGAAAGACTGCAGGCGCATGCCggatgcggcaagccgaagacagggcTTTATGGCGCACATgcactactaaaggctgatgatgatgagttaaACTTAAGTTAATAATGCTAACTTAGTTATAGTAACCTATCTTTTAAAACGCCATTTTCAACTTCTTTTTATTGTGATGTTGCCTTCACTCGCTCTGTGCTAACGTTAGTCGCGTAGGCTAATCGTTTTAGTAAGGTGGTTTTCTCTAGTTAACGTCTCTAAAATTGGAAGTTCTATTTTAGGACAACACTACGATCAGCCAATCACGTTTTATCTTTTTACCCCCACCTCCTGCTCGCCGCACCGCGCTCCGCCGCATTGTGAATTTGTTGTGAACGTGgtcgccattttgttttcatccAGACTTCGTTACGTCAATACGTATTTAATTTGGCTGGAGAAAACAGAATAATACTACGTGACTCTTTTCCAATAAACTTCTACATGCGATCTGTACGTGTGGTGATTGCAGTCACAAAGTGATAACAGTCTTCAGTGCTTTGATATTCGCGATAACGTAAGTTTACTACGTGTTCACTAATAAAACCTCGCCATATTGGCTAACCACGTAACGAAATTAAGTTTAGTGTTTCGTTAATTACAGTGATGTGCAGTTGAAGATTGTGCTTGGCATGGTGACATCAACGACTTGGGTCGTCGTTCAAGATGTCGAAAGAAGTAGCAGAAGAGTATGCCTCGAGTTTGTCGGACTTGACGGTCAACAGCAAACCGCTAATAAATATGCTGACGATCCTCGCAGAAGAAAACATCGACCACGCCGGGGTTATCGTTGAAACAGTGGAAAAGCATTTGGAGAAGgtgaatttcaatttttaaaatttacgcGTGTGAGAGGTGCGTCGGTTTACGTGCCAGGGTCACGTGAGAATAAGGGGAATATGGGAAAGTGTTCTCAGTACGATGACGCACGTTACTCAATGCGTGCTTTACGTGTTTACAATGACAAGTGTGACTAATTCGGCCTCATTGTAACCAGTCGGAACCAAAACAGGTATCTCCTACCGTATGCTCTAATTCCTTGTTGGTTTTTCCAAATTATAGCCTAGCTCGGTTATCGATAAAGGTTTCTTttaaagttgtaggtaataaaattgattcaaaATTCCGTAATAACAGTATTTGTACAAGTCAtatatttcttcaataaataccATTGACAACATACAAATGTAACTTGTATTGATTTCATCATAAAGACCTGTTTTTGCATAAGAATAAtcttgaaatactactatccttacattgcaataacattttaacTGAAGCTTTCTCTTAGAATGTCTATTTATTGCACAAGTTCAAATACAAGCATGTTGTATTTTGTTCCAATTGTCACTAAGCCAAGTCTATTGCTATTACACAGTATATAAAACTACAATAGTTGTAGCCCTTGATAAATGGGGATATATACATAACATTCTATTgtctaaaacttttaaattgccTATAAAATATATGACCAATATCCAATTTCATCAAATTGAATCTGATTGATCTTTGACATAAAACCTGCTAAAACATGTTCTTAGtagtaataatacaattatctcacaaaacaataattaattccATCAAATAGGAGATACCTGTATCAAAAGTTATTATCAGATAACACTATCTACCTTCAAGGGTATGTAATCCATTATCTTTTTCAGTTGTAATTCAagaaattgttgaaaataaagcattttgaaactgaattcttatttattttttacatattaacaattaaaatggtTGATAAATCAAATTCTTGTCTTATTCTTTCCCGTACCATTTAAAAACAGTGGGTGACAACCTTGAGAGAGGAGACAAGTACCGTACTTGGTCAACCAGGGGTTTGGGACTAGACATTATTTTTCCTCTACACAGGTACACCCTGACATCAAGCTGCCTGTACTGTATTTAGTTGATTCCATTATCAAGAATGTTGGTGGCGCTTACACACAGAAGTTTTCACAGAGCATCGTCAATATGTTCACTCGGACGTTCAAACAGGTAATTGTGAGTTACATTGTACATATAActaattgtgatttttttttccttcttgGCACTTTCTTAATTGAATATATTCCACAGGTTGATGAGAAAATTAGGTCACAAATGTTCAAGTTGCGGGAAACATGGCATGATGTGTTCCCTGCTACGAAGCTGTATCAGCTGGATGTCAAAGTGAACTTGATCGACCCAGCGTGGCCCATACAAGCACAGCCGCAGCAGTCAAACATCCATGTAAATCcaaattttctgaaaaaggtgttttttagttgattattgttttaatgttcattAGTCATATGCTAGCATTAGATAGCATCAGCAAATTTTGGTTCAAGGTAGATCTTATGTGCTATCAATGCCATGTAAATAGTATTCTGCTGCAGCTAGATCAGGTAGAGGGATTGTATGCTTGACGCTGCTAATAACCATGCATTGCTACATCACCAGTATATCAGCAGTAACACCCATTCCTTACATAATGGCATGAGCTGAGCTAGTGCTTGGATTAAGCAAACCTGATTCAATATCAGGTGCAAAACCTGCATCTCACTTCATCTGTCTTTTATGTTTTCTGTTCAAACACTACTGATTATTATGGTTAAACCTGGGACATTTGAAACTTTGAAAACCCTTAAAAACCCTTCAAGAGAATGAAGAAATTCAGTCTCACCAATGATtcaattgaatgaaaaaaatcaagtaTGCCCAAGAACTTTctctgaagtactttttctttAACAGAGTGTTCCCACAACGAGTAACAACACTCCTGCGCCAGTCGCGGTGGAAGAAGACGAGAAGATGCGCAGCATCCTCGCTAAGAAAGAGCAAGAACTCCTCATGTTGCAGCGCAAAAAGGTGGAGATGGAACTCGAGCAGATGCGGCGGCAAGTCGAGATCGCTGAGAAAACTGTGGTTAAAAAGGTATGTTACTTGTCCTTAAGTTTACTGTAACACAACCCGAATATATTGTTATAAgatgaaaatatgtttcttaattGGCTGTTAAACAGCCCGCGACGATGTTCGCGTAGGTGATCATCAGTAACCATTTACCCTGGAAGCCAATAGTGTCGGCCTTCAGCCTCCTGGTAGTTTACTTGGTGCTACTCTTTTTGCCTACTAACAAAActgtatatttacaaacattcagaGCTAAAGAAAACAAGGCTAAACTACTTAGCACTTTCAAAGCTTTTACGCCATTATACACGATTAATTgaactttaatgaaatataatgtgtccattactaattaattttttattgattacctGTAATTAACTGAACGATAACAACGCTCTTGAGGCCAGTTCATtagttaagtatatttaaatttattaattacactaattaaatatattaaattacaaaatatgttctgcttaatgttacaaaattagttcaattaaaataacactaatatcttttcctttaaaataattatagtaacaAGATCATTATGTCCATGTAAAGAATGTCTTCTAACAACAAATGGTCAAATTCTATATTATGATTATCATTAATTGCAATAAAGCCATAAATATAACTGATCTCATTATACCTGTTATTTGCATGTAATTGTGGTATTTCCTGTCCATAAATAGTCGCAATGTATGTTGTATTCCACAACTGATTTTATTGCGaacaaagttaaatataaacaacaatatttaaaggtACTTCAGTTTTAAGTAGATGTTAGTAGTTCCGATGTTTCAGCATTTTGTTGTCTGGTATCAATAGTAGTAGTTCTTTAAATAAGAGTTATCGTAAACTTCAGAagccattattttattactgaagttttttttttatttaataattaatatacttattattgCCTTGGGATAATACCAGCTTGCGTTAAACATCATTTTCTAATGGTGTGcttatattgtaatagttaaTCAAATGATTTCCATATATGATtcatatattattgaaatctgAAACCTAAATCGCTAAAAATATCTGGTACTTCTAGAAGTACAATAACATGATGACGAAGTAGTAGATTGCGCATATACATCTAACATAACAATTGATACAACAAGAGGTTTTGTTGACTCACAAGCTATGTTAAACtgatatattatcataataccaATAACCGCATAAATACTCGACGCATTATGTAGAAagctattgaaaatattttcatattaaatattttcaatagtattattaaatagtgTTGTTTTCTTTCACGAAGGTTGACGGCCAATATTTCTAAGTTTAACAGTGAAATAGCAGGATTTAAAGAACATTAGCTCGATTTGTCTTTTGTGGATAAATATGTAGAAAATTCAATATGTTCAAGAAATAAAGTAGATAAGGCACGATATGTATTTGAAAACACTAGGAGACGTGACGATTATGGTTATTTTGTGGAGATAtctaacaataataattctagTATCTTCCTCATTAGAAGTAAAACCAGTTTTTCTGCTTAGTTCACTCAATACAAGGCCTCGAGTGAATATGATCAAGTTAAAACttgaagtaaattttatttatgtagggAATGGAACATGAAATcgataaattgtttaaattgttgcAAATGTAGTCATGTTaacctatttgtttttatcaagtCGTTTTCATGATCGCAAATATGGTGGCTGATAACAATAGCAACGTcctcatattattatttttgtcgagAACATTAAAGCTACTGTATAATGGTCTTGTGGATTCTTTTTGAAATGGATGGCACAATTTTCTTATTCCTAGTGTGCACCTACACTCGGTTTCTACGCCGCATGCATGTGCAATTAATCTATCACGGGGACCGTGCTGGATTAATAAATAGTTCGGTAGATTTTTGTACATTAATTTACAAGAAGGGAATCCGCTAcagaatataaaacattatggagtgttattttaattttgtttcgctTAACATTGCCTTGAAACGGTAAATTGTCACTATTGCGTGTTGTGGCGACAGATAGCGTAATTAGTCTCGCTTGAAATGTTCGCCCTTCACAGAGCAAAATCAACTAAAATGTTGCGCAGTATAAACTTCAtacacaaaaatgaaataaataattatgcagTTAAAGTAGCAGATTTTGCTGAATTTCATTATCTAAGTGGTTAAATTATGTCGACATTTTATACTTAGTTATGCAATGTTTCTTTTTGGCTTTGTAAACTTATGGGATTTCGTCCTACTACTCTCACTGTATAGTAATGTTATGCAATACTTGATCATTGCTTGTTtacacattgcaagattatatGCGTATACACGATAATCTTTACTCGATGATTTCCTCTTTTCTATTTAGTGTTAAGTAGGTAACATGacgttgaatattaaaaaaaaaagatatcaaGTGATTAGGaaacagtaattattatttatttacattttgtaaacTTTACGAATCCTTAAAACCGCTTAAGgctcttaatatttaatgttaataataatgatattgttGTAGGACCCGCCAGTGCCACCTGCGAATAACACGTCCACGCCCGCCGCAGCGCCGCGTGTGCAGCCTGTTGTGCCTGAAGTCGTAGCTAACAGCGTTCCTGTCAAGCAACGACTGGGACCGGTAAGTGAAGATTATATCTAAGCTTTCACTcataacaaatattcaaataagtttatatattatgtCTATTTCGAGACGTTTTACGAGTGTTCATGAGTGATTCATCGGTACCGGTGACGCGTCTATTACGTTACGGATATGActagttcattttatttttcttgtaaaatgtttatgtttagtaTTTGAAATGAATAAGTGGGaatgtgaaatttatttatttaacttgcaGCCGGTAAACAAGCCTGCGGGCCGCATCGCCCCCGTGAGCGCGGCGCTGGCGTCCGCCCGGCGTGACCCGCGCCTGTcccgcggcgcggcgggcgcggcggccggcccccgcgccgcgcccgcgcccccgcccgtgGCCGTGGTGGCGCCGgccgccagcgcgccgcccgcgcccgccgcgccgctgGCCGCCATCGCGCCCAACGTGTTCGACATCAAGCCGCTGGAGCGCGTCACCAAGCGCAAGAACGTCATCACCATCGACGTGAGGCCCGAAGCGGGCGGGCGGCCGCGCCGCGACCCGCGCCTGGACAAGCGCGACCCGCGCCGTCCGCGCCCCGAGCGCCGCCGCCCCGACGAGCCCAAGGCCGAGCCCGAGCGCGGCCCCACGCCCGCCTACGTGGACTCGCTGCCGGACCCCAAGCGCATCAGCAAGCTGCCGCCCATCCCCAAGCTGCCGCGCGCGGACGCCAAGCGGCCGGCGTCGCCCGCGCCCGCCAAGCGCAAGCGCGAGCGGCGGCGCGAGCCCGACAAGCGCaagcgcgcgcccgccgccgcgccggagCCCGAGCTCGTGGCCTTCAAGGAGCTGCGCAACTACCACAAGGAGCACTACATGCGCCGCAACCGCGAGCCCGACGACAGCCCCGAGCCCGCCGAGCGACAAGAGCCCCCAAGTAAGATATCCCTCACTGTAGCCCGCCGACGACCAGTGATACTAGATGTAAAACGCGCCCTGCAAACGCTACTTgtgtgcaaaataaaatattttttaactcttgGACTATTCATATTATCGTGTTTTCAACGCCGCAACTGTATACCCTTCTCTAATAAAATAGTTCTgatcattatcattatctaAGTTGACTGTCGAGAGTAATTATAGTTTAAGCTTAAATTAATACGCAAGCCACGACACGACtattgacatttttttgtttggtggcatagcattaattaattacatacataacatCCACCTTTATTCATAATGTGATAAAACGATCGCAATACATATTATTTCTTCTGAAATACCATAATTACGTATCTATTTCACAAATTTTACAACTAAACCATACTTTGGCAACGCTAACTGTCCATTACACTTTGGACAGGCTACAATACCAATTGAAACTTTTAACAATTAGAAAATAACTAtcataagttattattttctactCTTCTTACGGCATACCGACTAGTTTCTTAATCGTCAAGAGCTCAAATCATAATAAACTCATGGGAGTTTGGAGGCACAAGCTTAATTCGTAATAGTTACGAAAACATGAAGTACGTCCGTCATCAGATAATCCTTAGCATCTTTCTTGGGACGTCGCACCGAGTCATATGGAAAAATCAAGCCGACCAGAAAAATGTCTCATCGTCATCATGGATGGAATCTGTGGAA is drawn from Trichoplusia ni isolate ovarian cell line Hi5 chromosome 18, tn1, whole genome shotgun sequence and contains these coding sequences:
- the LOC113502936 gene encoding protein YIPF1 — its product is MSNVNTGELLDFQDYSPDHNNRSARIDVEAVHTNQYNNTMSNPNYNFEEPKEIQEPEAAPQSNHNFWTIEYYQKYFDVHTNEVVERIISSVLPQKVSRNYFDERIKGKPDLYGPIWISVTLIFTIAVSGNIASYLQNANKKGFVWRYDFHLVSIAATAISCYVWLVPLALWAALKWTSSNDAHDEIENQDSKSPTMMSLFCLYGYSLSIYIPVAVLWTIQVFWLQWLFVLMAAFVSGAVLIFWLMPALRKSKYFLILIGSILAFHFLLAAGFMLYFFHQPSSADVIVTTTTPIPAPKV